One region of Anthonomus grandis grandis chromosome 22, icAntGran1.3, whole genome shotgun sequence genomic DNA includes:
- the LOC126748703 gene encoding transcriptional adapter 3-B isoform X3 encodes MISSKRSSLTSSKGSNKCNGKLKEILSSSSKPKTAEPKVPDIKDLSNIPVINQADNARVLPKYTALLLKTSEEGVSMEDIDQLQQDLEKLLCTNAIRTRFFMGEYTQADQKDGDKKNSERMSLKRKRPDEKLKYKEIKNGLRLIKKGPFKAFNDKTFKEVPKITLPRNDNSDKFWASIEPYCAPVTKDDVNFLDGLIQEFSKEIDKKIPELGEHYASSWSGELMNDEQNLGKSNAKRHAEIRRHGMQTLVHSFGAPHTQRLLHLIQEKASKIDELKSCGNKQNGSKTKKIKSSEISELKQHIGQKIGFCIEKRLLRELVEQGILTQDVMYRDIPDDEILTEIKKCQQELLTVNKYNVDELHKLRTAVLNDIHCNQLKVDLDKIDKEVLDLYNNIKMARMQEEEIGEFLKETLRNYTGSWRIWELLRQR; translated from the exons atgataaGTTCAAAACGCTCTTCGCTGACTTCTTCGAAGGGTAGCAACAAATGCAATGGtaaacttaaagaaatattgTCTTCTTCATCAAAACCCAAGACAGCTGAACCCAAAGTTCCTGATATAAAAGATCTCTCTAATATTCCTGTTATTAACCAAGCAGATAATGCGAGGGTGTTACCAAAATACACTGCCC TTCTACTAAAAACTAGTGAAGAAGGGGTTTCTATGGAGGACATAGATCAACTGCAACAAGATCTAGAAAAACTTCTCTGCACTAATGCTATAAGAACTAGATTCTTTATGGGAGAGTACACTCAAGCTGATCAAAAAGACGGTGACAAGAAAAATTCTGAACGG ATgtccttaaaaagaaaaagaccagatgaaaaactgaaatacaaagaaataaaaaatggattaagACTTATTAAGAAAGGTCCATTTAAAGCATTTAATGACAAGACATTTAAAGAAGTTCCAAAGATAACTTTGCCTAGAAATGACAACTCTGATAAATTCTGGGCATCAATTGAACCCTATTGTGCACCAGTGACCAAGGATGATGTCAAT TTTTTGGATGGTCTCATTCAAGAATTCTCAaaagaaattgataaaaaaattcctgAGTTAGGTGAACATTATGCAAGTAGTTGGTCTGGAGAATTGATGAATGATGAACAAAATTTGGGAAAGTCTAATGCTAAAAGGCATGCTGAAATCCGTCGACATGGAATGCAAAC attGGTACACTCGTTTGGGGCTCCACACACCCAAAGACTATTACATTTAATTCAAGAGAAAGCTAGTAAAATAGATGAACTTAAGTCTTGTGGGAATAAACAAAATggctcaaaaactaagaaaattaagT CGTCAGAAATAAGTGAACTAAAGCAGCACATTGgacaaaaaataggtttttgtaTAGAAAAGAGGTTGTTAAGGGAGCTAGTTGAGCAAGGAATACTTACTCAAGATGTCATGTACAGG gatATTCCAGATGATGAAATCTTAACAGAAATCAAGAAGTGCCAACAAGAACTTCTAACAGTGAACAAATATAATGTGGATGAACTACATAAGTTACGGACCGCAGTTTTAAATGACATTCATTGCAATCAGCTTAAAGTTGACTTGGACAAAATTGACAAGGAG gttttggacttATACAATAATATCAAAATGGCCAGGATGCAGGAAGAGG
- the LOC126748440 gene encoding M-phase inducer phosphatase-like, producing MWDSIANKACDVCEFTRKENACDAKHEFFDKEHLSPVKNEDLSLYDGMSLLPETCRSDSSPGCPNRRSLDDIDASSQDSGYGTGFHVDHGKFLSYASPSRALSSSFGSASIFSMEDDFLEDFSDVEPLEKNSGLPKDFCKLINDPLVIRSKPKQKSSPKDTIIRPLFRRALSLQNHTTTPVSKVRTSLFSGNEKNKENRPSFKRAEPPTVLEKDHTMIKRSKLFGEFSSPQPPKKTTPLFTRQFSATEESIMCAVQRSSTEPDLIGDFTKSYCLPLTPGRHQDLKSITPETLARVMNGEFTDSVESYKVIDCRYPYEFVGGHINGAVNIFTKEQISNLLNESRIPSTSSNKRHILVFHCEFSSERGPNLYRHLRKEDRTRNMSDYPFLHYPEIYLLEGGYKKFFQEYADMCVPVAYKEMMHPDHEEDLRHFRQKSKTWNSDSRQRPTKSLKRL from the exons ATGTGGGATTCGATAGCCAATAAAGCTTGCGACGTCTGCGAATTTACTAG aAAAGAAAACGCTTGTGAtgccaaacatgaattcttcgACAAAGAGCATCTCAGCCCAGTAAAAAATGAAGATCTCTCACTGTACGATGGAATGTCCTTGCTTCCCGAAACGTGTCGTTCCGATTCATCCCCTGGCTGTCCAAACAGACGTTCCTTGGACGACATTGATGCTTCCTCTCAAGATTCTGGCTACGGTACAGGTTTCCATGTGGATCATGGAAAGTTTCTCTCTTATGCTTCACCTAGTAGAGCTTTATCCTCTTCTTTTGGATCAGCATCAATATTTTCCATGGAGGATGACTTTTTGGAAGATTTCTCCGACGTGGAACCTTTGGAGAAGAATTCTGGATTACCAAAAGATTTCTGCAAGCTTATCAATGATCCACTTGTAATAAGGTCTAAGCCTAAGCAAAAATCTTCCCCGAAAGATACAATCATAAGACCACTGTTCCGGCGCGCGCTTTCTTTGCAAAATCATACTACTACACCTGTCAGTAAGGTGCGAACTAGTTTATTTTCTGGTAAcgagaaaaataaggaaaatcgCCCGTCTTTTAAACGCGCTGAGCCTCCAACTGTCCTTGAGAAAGACCATACGATGATTAAACGATCCAAACTGTTTGGAGAATTCTCTTCCCCACAGCCACCTAAAAAAACAACTCCGCTCTTTACTCGCCAATTTTCAGCGACTGAAGAAAGCATTATGTGTGCAGTCCAAAGATCTTCAACAGAACCTGATCTTATTGGTGATTTCACAAAGAGCTACTGCCTTCCTTTGACACCTGGAAGACATCAGGACTTAAAGTCAATTACCCCAGAAACTTTGGCTCGAGTAATGAATGGAGAATTTACAGATTCAGTTGAATCGTATAAGGTGATTGACTGCAGATATCCTTATGAATTCGTCGGAGGACATATTAATGGAGctgtaaatatatttacaaaggAGCAAATTTCGAATCTACTAAATGAGTCAAGAATTCCGTCCACAAGCTCCAATAAGAGGCACATATTGGTGTTCCATTGCGAGTTTTCGAGCGAAAGGGGTCCAAACCT CTACCGCCACTTGCGTAAAGAAGATAGAACAAGGAACATGAGCGATTATCCATTCCTGCATTATCCAGAAATTTACCTTCTAGAAGGAGGATATAAGAAGTTCTTTCAAGAATATGCTGATATGTGTGTCCCAGTGGCATACAAAGAAATGATGCATCCAGACCATGAAGAAGATCTTCGTCATTTTAGACAAAAATCTAAAACATGGAATTCTGATAGTCGACAGAGACCTACCAAAAGTCTGAAAAGATTGTAA
- the LOC126748149 gene encoding M-phase inducer phosphatase-like, with protein MFPSDFRNETELGFFDTNSRDSGFEEINNLEGLEEDAFLEEFAEIAFSKRPQLPTDFINLIQKPIITVTVNQKPTFRRAISHQENVSPLKKKICQRDDNDDSKNFLIRRKKLTRLSKTEEFQNTVPRDDKALKPFNSEEIIKTAIQRSCSEDDLIADFSKSCSLPLTTSRHQDLKAINSSTLERLINGEFSDNIGSFKIIDCRYPYEYNGGHIKGAINIYTHEDCSSLLEASDKPSILIFHCEFSAERGPNLYRHLRHEDRKKNAHMYPSLCFPEMYILEGGYKQFFENNSQMCSPVSYTQMLHPEYTKELTFYRQTSRTWDADVKCCNKKSLKSRNGRKIF; from the coding sequence atgttTCCTTCTGATTTCAGGAATGAAACAGAACTTGGTTTTTTCGATACAAATTCGAGGGATTCCGGTTTTGAAGAAATCAACAATCTAGAGGGCCTTGAAGAAGACGCTTTTTTGGAGGAGTTTGCTGAGATTGCTTTTTCGAAAAGGCCTCAACTGCCCACTGACTTCATCAACTTAATTCAAAAGCCTATTATTACTGTTACTGTAAACCAGAAACCTACCTTCCGACGAGCTATTTCTCACCAAGAAAATGTCAGTCCCTTAAAAAAGAAGATTTGCCAACGCGATGATAATGACgactcaaaaaattttttgataagaaGGAAAAAGCTTACTAGATTGTCGAAGACAGAGGAATTTCAAAATACCGTTCCTAGGGATGACAAGGCTTTGAAGCCTTTTAATTcagaagaaataattaaaacggCCATTCAAAGATCTTGTTCAGAAGATGATCTAATAGCTGACTTTAGCAAAAGTTGTTCTCTTCCATTGACGACCTCCCGCCATCAGGATCTCAAAGCTATTAATAGCTCAACTTTAGAAAGACTGATCAATGGTGAATTTAGTGATAACATTGGTTCTTTCAAAATAATCGACTGCAGGTATCCCTACGAATATAATGGTGGACACATTAAAGGTGCTATAAACATCTATACCCATGAAGATTGTTCATCGTTGCTAGAAGCCAGTGATAAGCccagtattttaattttccattgtGAGTTTTCTGCTGAAAGGGGACCCAATTTATATAGACATTTACGTCACGAAGACAGAAAGAAGAATGCCCACATGTATCCATCTTTGTGTTTTCCTGAAATGTATATCTTAGAAGGTGGTTACAAGCAATTCTTTGAAAACAATTCACAAATGTGTTCACCAGTTTCATATACTCAAATGCTACATCCTGAGTATACTAAGGAACTTACATTTTATCGCCAAACCTCAAGAACATGGGACGCAGATGTTAAGtgttgtaataaaaaaagtcttaaaagcAGAAACGGCAGGAAAATATTTTAG
- the LOC126748703 gene encoding transcriptional adapter 3-B isoform X2 — MISSKRSSLTSSKGSNKCNGKLKEILSSSSKPKTAEPKVPDIKDLSNIPVINQADNARVLPKYTALLLKTSEEGVSMEDIDQLQQDLEKLLCTNAIRTRFFMGEYTQADQKDGDKKNSERMSLKRKRPDEKLKYKEIKNGLRLIKKGPFKAFNDKTFKEVPKITLPRNDNSDKFWASIEPYCAPVTKDDVNFLDGLIQEFSKEIDKKIPELGEHYASSWSGELMNDEQNLGKSNAKRHAEIRRHGMQTLVHSFGAPHTQRLLHLIQEKASKIDELKSCGNKQNGSKTKKIKSSEISELKQHIGQKIGFCIEKRLLRELVEQGILTQDVMYRDIPDDEILTEIKKCQQELLTVNKYNVDELHKLRTAVLNDIHCNQLKVDLDKIDKEVLDLYNNIKMARMQEEGKDYDQVFTVKMIAEYERKANALLRQQHVLNREINSMTNMSMLY; from the exons atgataaGTTCAAAACGCTCTTCGCTGACTTCTTCGAAGGGTAGCAACAAATGCAATGGtaaacttaaagaaatattgTCTTCTTCATCAAAACCCAAGACAGCTGAACCCAAAGTTCCTGATATAAAAGATCTCTCTAATATTCCTGTTATTAACCAAGCAGATAATGCGAGGGTGTTACCAAAATACACTGCCC TTCTACTAAAAACTAGTGAAGAAGGGGTTTCTATGGAGGACATAGATCAACTGCAACAAGATCTAGAAAAACTTCTCTGCACTAATGCTATAAGAACTAGATTCTTTATGGGAGAGTACACTCAAGCTGATCAAAAAGACGGTGACAAGAAAAATTCTGAACGG ATgtccttaaaaagaaaaagaccagatgaaaaactgaaatacaaagaaataaaaaatggattaagACTTATTAAGAAAGGTCCATTTAAAGCATTTAATGACAAGACATTTAAAGAAGTTCCAAAGATAACTTTGCCTAGAAATGACAACTCTGATAAATTCTGGGCATCAATTGAACCCTATTGTGCACCAGTGACCAAGGATGATGTCAAT TTTTTGGATGGTCTCATTCAAGAATTCTCAaaagaaattgataaaaaaattcctgAGTTAGGTGAACATTATGCAAGTAGTTGGTCTGGAGAATTGATGAATGATGAACAAAATTTGGGAAAGTCTAATGCTAAAAGGCATGCTGAAATCCGTCGACATGGAATGCAAAC attGGTACACTCGTTTGGGGCTCCACACACCCAAAGACTATTACATTTAATTCAAGAGAAAGCTAGTAAAATAGATGAACTTAAGTCTTGTGGGAATAAACAAAATggctcaaaaactaagaaaattaagT CGTCAGAAATAAGTGAACTAAAGCAGCACATTGgacaaaaaataggtttttgtaTAGAAAAGAGGTTGTTAAGGGAGCTAGTTGAGCAAGGAATACTTACTCAAGATGTCATGTACAGG gatATTCCAGATGATGAAATCTTAACAGAAATCAAGAAGTGCCAACAAGAACTTCTAACAGTGAACAAATATAATGTGGATGAACTACATAAGTTACGGACCGCAGTTTTAAATGACATTCATTGCAATCAGCTTAAAGTTGACTTGGACAAAATTGACAAGGAG gttttggacttATACAATAATATCAAAATGGCCAGGATGCAGGAAGAGGGTAAAGACTATGATCAAGTTTTTACAGTTAAAATGATAGCTGAATATGAACGAAAAGCTAATGCTCTCTTACGGCAACAACATGTTCTGAATCGTGAGATTAACAGCATGACCAATATGTCAATGCTTTACTGA